One stretch of Astatotilapia calliptera unplaced genomic scaffold, fAstCal1.2 U_scaffold_3, whole genome shotgun sequence DNA includes these proteins:
- the LOC113017989 gene encoding E3 ubiquitin-protein ligase TRIM21-like, which produces MSAASNLRSEDQFLCSICLDVFTDPVTTSCGHNFCKTCISQHWDMSQSCQCPMCKETFYTRPQLKINTFISEMVAQFRREAQQKASSSSSEQQAAKPGEVPCDVCTGTRLKAMKSCLVCQTSYCQTHLEPHLTLKGLKRHQLVDAVENLEGRMCTKHDKLLELFCKTDQTCVCTLCPVLDHKNHEFVPLREEYEGKKAELEKTEAEIQQMIQKRQLKIQEITESVKMSKDAADRQKAEGVQVLTALMESVERRLKELMKEIEDKQEATEKQAEGLIKDLEQEISELMERSSEVEQLSRSEDHLHLLQSFSSLKAASPSKDWTEVRVHPPSYEGTVGRAVAQLEETVWKPMKKKLFEAELQRVQQHEVDVTLDPDTAHPKLILSDDGKQVYCGDVRKNLPDNPERFSYCGMVLGEQSFSSGRFYFEVQVKGKTAWTLGVATESINRKGNITVRPQDGFWTVRLRNRNEYSACASSPVPLCLHPGPEKVGVFVDYEEGLVSFYDVGAAALIYSFTGCSFTHKLHPFFGPCFNDGGKNSAPLIICPVNQTDQ; this is translated from the coding sequence ATGTCTGCTGCCAGCAATCTGCGATCTGAAGATCAGTTTCTGTGCTCCATCTGTCTGGATGTGTTCACTGATCCAGTCACTACATCATGTGGACACAACTTCTGCAAAACCTGCATCAGTCAGCACTGGGACATGAGTCAGAGCTGTCAGTGTCCCATGTGTAAAGAGACTTTCTACACTCGACCTCAGCTGAAGATCAACACCTTCATCTCTGAGATGGTTGCTCAGTTCAGACGTGAAGCTCAGCAgaaagccagcagcagcagctcagagcaaCAAGCTGCCAAACCAGGAGAAGTTCCCTGTGACGTCTGCACTGGAACCAGACTGAAGGCCATGAAGTCCTGCCTGGTGTGTCAGACCTCCTACTGCCAGACTCACCTGGAGCCTCATCTGACACTGAAAGGCCTGAAAAGACATCAGCTGGTTGATGCTGTGGAGAACCTGGAAGGCAGGATGTGCACGAAGCACGATAAACTCCTGGAGCTGTTCTGTAAGACCGACCAGACATGTGTCTGCACGCTCTGCCCTGTTTTAGACCACAAGAACCACGAGTTTGTTCCTCTGAGAGAAGAATATGAAGGAAAGAAGGCAGAGCTGGAGAAGACAGAGGCTGAGATTCAGCAGATGATCCAGAAGAGACAACTGAAGATTCAGGAGATCACAGAGTCGgtgaagatgagtaaagatgctgcagacagacagaaagcagaaggTGTTCAGGTCCTCACGGCTCTGATGGAGTCTGTTGAGAGACGCCTGAAGGAGCTCATGAAGGAGATCgaagacaaacaggaagctaCAGAGAAACAGGCTGAAGGTCTCATCAAAGATCTGGAACAGGAAATCTCTGAGCTGATGGAGAGAAGCTCTgaggtggagcagctctcaCGCTCCgaagaccacctccacctcctccaaagCTTCTCCTCCCTGAAAGCTGCTTCACCCAGCAAGGACTggacagaggtcagagttcatccaCCATCATATGAGGGGACTGTGGGGAGAGCTGTGGCTCAGCTGGAGGAGACAGTCTGGAAACccatgaagaagaagctgtttgaGGCTGAGCTGCAGAGGGTGCAGCAGCATGAGGTGGATGTGACTCTGGATCCTGATACAGCTCATCCTAAACTCATCCTGTCTGATGATGGAAAACAAGTGTACTGTGGTGATGTGAGGAAGAATCTTCCAGACAACCCAGAGAGATTTTCTTACTGTGGTATGGTTTTAGGAGAGCAGAGTTTCTCTTCAGGCAGATTTTACTTTGAGGTTCAGGTTAAAGGAAAGACTGCGTGGACTTTAGGAGTGGCCACAGAGTCGATCAACAGGAAGGGAAACATCACAGTGAGACCTCAGGATGGTTTCTGGACTGTGAGGCTGAGAAATAGAAATGAGTACAGTGCTTGTGCTTCCTCTCCAGTCCCCCTCTGTCTCCATCCTGGTCCTGAGAAGGTGGGGGTGTTTGTGGATTATGAGGAGGGTCTGGTCTCCTTTTATGATGTAggtgctgcagctctgatctACTCCTTTACTGGCTGCTCCTTCACTCACAAACTCCACCCATTCTTCGGTCCCTGTTTCAATGATGGAGGTAAAAACTCTGCACCTCTGATCATCTGTCCTGTCAATCAAACTGATCAATGA